The Corylus avellana chromosome ca11, CavTom2PMs-1.0 genome contains the following window.
AGTCTAAAACGTCACAAGTGggtctcttttatttattgtgtCTGTGTAGTTTGCGGCggtgaaaactaccgcatacAATCCGGATCCATCCATCCGTCCTAGCTTGTTGAGCTTTTAAGGTCGGTtgctattaaaataaaattacaaagtgTATAATGAAATCTTCAATGAAATAGACCTTTTTTGCTTACCCTTTAATTTGTTGGAAGAATCTAACATTAATTATTTAACAtatagaaattttgaagtttactGCATGTGCTTACAAGTTTGGTTGTTGTGTTGTTGATGATGGGGTTTTGGTGGTGTGAAATGGGTACTGAAGGGTTTCAAGAAGATTGACACGCATAAATGGAAGTTTGCAAACGAAGGGTTTCGGAGAGGGAAGATGCATTTGCTGAAGAACATCAAGAGGAGAAGCCGGTTGAGCAAGCAGCAGCAAGAAGTGATAATAACCGGTGTCAATTTGGCGAAACCGGGCGGGTTGGAGAGTGAGCTTGAGAGTCTGAAGAAGGATCACAATGTGTTGAATGTAGAAATCCTGAAGCTGAGACAGCAGCAAGAGGAGTCAAAGAACCAGATGAGTGCCGTGGAAGATCGCATTCGAGGCGCAGAGTGTAGGCAACAAAAGATGCTTCTTTTCCTCACCAAATTAGTCGCCAAAAGCCCCATCTGTATGCAGCAATATTTAATCCAGAAGAGAAAGCAAAAGAGAGCGGTTGAGTGCTTTGGCAAGAGACGTCGTAGATTAATGCCTCGTGAGGCGGCCAGCAAAAGTGTGAATGGCAGCAGAAACCAATTTCCCCAGGGAGACATGACAATCAATCACTCTGAAATCTTGCCAACACCCTTCCCAGCTCCCATGGACGACACTCCACTTCAGCTCAATGTTACGGCGCCTGAAGACAACAACCCTTCTGTTTACCATGTCATGTCGGACAAGCTGCTGGCGGATCACTCCATTATCGACCAAGAGTTTGGTGTTGATGACTCTAAATTCTATTCCGAGTTGGAGGATTTGATTGCCAGCCCACCTGATTATTGAGCCAACTGGAATTGTATTACAGGCCATGGCTCTTTTCCTCTTTCAATCGTGTGGAGATATCGAGGGGTCTCCTATCGATCtacttcaattttctttttcgtcTTTTATAATGTTGTGTGCTCCTTTATCTATCTTGTAAAAATCGGCttttgtaaacaaaataaaaaaagttcaattcACTAAACAAATATGAAAACCTCATTAATCCATTTAGTAAACGAAAgaatgttgttgttgttgttgtttttttttcttttttctcagtgACATGAATATTGGAGCACcctctaaaaacaaaacaaagacacTAATGAACAAAATCTAAAGCACTCCTATATATTTATTGATATGGTTGGTGGTTCTCTTGTCTAGCTAGGTGCGAGATGTGACTTAAAGTgggttttattattttttttaacagaaacGAATCAAAAGGTAGAGTCATACAACAGATAACATAATAATACTATAAACCCAATACCAGCAGGAAGGTGCGAGAGAGATGTGACTTAAAGTTGGTTTTAGAGAGTGGAAATGGGAATGAGCTAGCTGTTGACTAGTGAGAAATCTAGACCCTGCTACCACTTTCTAACCAACTGGAGCGTCCGAAACTAAAGacaacaaattattttattgtatttgtgtGTTGTAGGAATTTGTAACATTTTGTTGAAATTGTTGTCACCAAACAAGGAAACAGCTTGTGCGCGTTAGCAACTTCCGAGGTTCAATCTGCTTGAAAAATACACTTTCTCCTCTCTATTCTTTAATATTTACCTaaaaatttttacattttatagtctaattattattattttaagaaagttacaggaaacaaaaaaaaaaacaagagc
Protein-coding sequences here:
- the LOC132165729 gene encoding heat stress transcription factor A-2-like; the encoded protein is MVAESEGGGGKKPMKEQVTVKVEVKEIEEEEAEEEEEEERTALFDGGSSCSSSTTALRNQAFESNDTVEVIQVVHIKEEEEEEEEEEELVGVEEIGNGSGGNGPWSSSSSEAVPEPEPMEGLQEPGPPPFLKKTFEMVEDPETDRVVSWSETQDSFTVWDEHVFAQELLPQYFKHKNFSSFIRQLNTYGFKKIDTHKWKFANEGFRRGKMHLLKNIKRRSRLSKQQQEVIITGVNLAKPGGLESELESLKKDHNVLNVEILKLRQQQEESKNQMSAVEDRIRGAECRQQKMLLFLTKLVAKSPICMQQYLIQKRKQKRAVECFGKRRRRLMPREAASKSVNGSRNQFPQGDMTINHSEILPTPFPAPMDDTPLQLNVTAPEDNNPSVYHVMSDKLLADHSIIDQEFGVDDSKFYSELEDLIASPPDY